The DNA region CAAGCGCAGCACCTGGTCGAAGGTGAACCGGGTACGGGTAGCCAAGCTGATCGCGGCGGGTCGGATGCGTCCGGCCGGGCTGCGTCAGGTGGAGTTGGCCAAGGCGGACGGCCGGTGGGAGGCGGCCTACGACTCGCCCAGCCGGGCGGAGGTGTCCCCGGAGTTCGCCGCCGCCCTGGCCGCCTCGCCGGCCGCCACGGCGGCATGGGAGAAGCTGGGCTCCGGCCGCCGGTACGTGATGATCGTGACCTTGCAGAAGCTGAAGCGTCCGGAGACCCGACAGCGACGCATCGGCGAGTTCATTGCGACGCTGGCAGCGAGTTCGTGAGGGACTCCAGCCGGTCCAGGTAGTGCGGGCTGAACATGATGCCGAGCACGTTGCCGAAGGGGTCGGTGACGGCGGCCGTGACGAATCCGGCCTCCCGCTTGGTGATGGGCTCGTACTCGACCGCCCCCATGGCCAGGAGCCGGTCGAACATGGCCTCGATGTCGTCCACGTGCCAGTACACCACCGCCCCGCCCGGGACGGCCGCCGCGCCGGGCGGGGCCCAGGCCCGGTCGATGATCCCGAGTTCGTGCTCGTAGTCGCCGATGCGCCATTCGAGGTACGCGCCCCCGCGCTCGAAATACGGCTCGCCGCCGAGCAGCTCGGAGTACCAGGCCCGGGCGGCCGGTACGTCGTCCGCCCAGTAGGTGACCGTACTGAGTCCGCGCAGGGCTGCGACATTTCCCATTTAGTACCCCTTTCGCAGGCGATAGCCGAATAGCACCTTGCGGGAGGATAGCGGCTGACCGCCCGCCATCCCGGGAAGCACCCGCCAAGGTGGACTCCGGCGTGTCCCAGAACCCGGCGGACCCCGGCCGGATTCGAATCGAGCACCCGAGTAGCAGCCCTTATCGCGGGCTCATTGTCCCCCTCCTGTTACCAGCATTACGTTTTTCATGGTAACGACATCGAAGCGCGGAAGGGATCGACGTGACCAGGACCTACCCCGCCTACATCGGCGGCCGGGACGTCTACGGAGACAACCCCCGGTACGTGCACACCATCTCCGCGCGGGCGCTGCTCGACGACACGTTCGCCGCCCTGCGACTCAAGCGCGACCTGGACGAGGGCCGGCCCGGGGTGTCCGTCCCCGACGGCGAGGTGATCGCCGGGGCCTGTCTGGTGGCCGGCGAGGACCTGGCCCAACAGGCCCTGGAGGCCGCCGCCGCGGCGGCTCCGGCCTGGCGCCGGGTGCCCCTGGAGGAACGGATGCGGATCGGCCGCCGGATCATCGAGCGGCTGGCCGAACACGGCGAGACCCTGGTCGAGCTGCTGGTGGCCGAGGGTCAGCCCCGGGACATGTCCGAGGGCATGGTCTTCGGGGTCCCGCACACCACCTGGAGCGCCCAGACCCTGGACTGGTGTGCCGAGCAGATGGCCGTGACCCGCGGCGACGACCAGCGGGAGATGCTGCTGCGCCGGGTCCCCGACGGGGTGGTCTGCCTGAACCCACCGCAGAACGCCGCCACGGTCAACACCCTGAACGGGCTGACCGCCATGCTCGCCGGCAACACCCTGGTCGTCCGGGCCCCGCGCGGGGTGGGACTCAGCTGCATGTACCTGCTGCGGGAGATCGTGGCACCGGTGCTGGAGGAGGCCGGCGCCCCGCCGGGCACCCTGAACGCCCTGTGCGCGCCGCCGCTGCTGGACAGCTGGGTGGCCAGCCCGCTGGTCGACGACATCATCTACTTCGGCGGCAGCACCAAGGGCATCCAGTTCGAACGGGACTGCGTGGCGGCCGGCAAGAAGCCGATCCTGGAGCTGGCCGGCAACGACTGCTGTGTGGTCTGGCACGACGCCGACCTGGACGCCGCGGTGGACTCCCTGGCCCAGTTCTTCATGAACTCCGGGCAGATCTGCAACGTGCCCAACCAGGTGGTCCTGCACCCCGCCATCGCCGACGAGGTGATCGAGAAGCTGGTCTCGGTGCTCAAGGAGATCCGGCCGGGCTACCCGGAGGAGCGCGGGGTGGTGCTCACCCCCGTACTCGGGGCCGACTGGTTCTACGGCTGCCTGGGTGAGGCCCTGGCCAAGGGGGCCAAGCTGGTGCACGGCGGGCGGCGGTTGGAGACCGACGGCAGCGTCTCGGACACCGGCTTCTTCATCGAGCCGACCCTGGTGCGGATCGACGGCCTGACCGGCGCCCGGGACCTGTCCGTGGTCCGCGACGAGACCTTCTTCCCCCTGTTGCCGGTGATCGTGCCGGAGAGCGGCAGCACCGACGAGGAACTGTTCGACCAGGTGCTCGCCTTCGTCGAGGACAACGCGTACGGGCTGCGCAACTCCCTCTGGTCCCGCAGCCAGGCCACCATCACCCGATTCCTGGACTCGATCACCAACGGCGGCAACCTGAAGATCAACGACTCGCACGGCAACTTCCTGCCCTTCCTGCCCAACCAGGGCGGCACCGGACTGACCGGGGGCGTCTTCGGCGAGGCGAGCCATCCGATGTTGCGCACCACCCACCTCCAGGCCGTCAGCATCGGCCGCCTGTAGCGAACGGAGGAACCGACATGACCACGCGCACTCTCAAGGCGGTGACCGGGGGCACCGCCGCCGACCTCATCCGCCGGCTGGCCGACGACGAGACCTTCCCGGCGTACGCCCCGGATCTGGTGGCCGTGCACCGCGACGGCGACCACAGCGACTGGGTCCTCGCCTTCCGGGGCGGGGTGGCCCGCTGGACCCAACGAAGGCGGGTCCTCGCCGACCGGATCGAGTTCGAGCAGACCGACGGTGACTTCCAGGAGTACGCCGGCCACTGGTCGGCCACGGACGGACCGGACGGCTGCGAGGTCGAGTACACCGTCCGGTTCCGGACCAGCGTCCCGCACTTCGCCGGGGCGGTGGAGTCGGCCGCCGGCCGGGTCCTCACCCGTACCGCCCTGGCGGTGCTGGAGGGGGTCGGTGCGACGGCCCGGGTTACCCGGGGCGGACGCATCCTGTCCGACCTTCCCGAGGAGGTTTCCGGCCATGCGATTCGATGACATCTGGGTGGCCGGTACCGGTGCCACCCTGGGTGACCCGGTGCCGGTCTCCGGGGCGGTGGCGGCCGGAGCGTACTCCGCGGAGGCCGCCGCCAGCACCGGGATGATCAGTTACTCCCAGTCCACCCAGGCCCCGCCGGAGATGGCGGTGTCCAGCGGTCGCCAGGCGATCAAGGCCGCCGCCGAACACGCCGTGGAGATCGGCCCGACCAGCCTGCACCTGCACAGCCACGCCGGCTTCCAGGGCATCGACCAGTGGTCCGCCGCCTGCTGGATCGCCGGGGAGCTGATCGGCACCCAGCTCGACACCATGCCGATCACGGTGGCCGCCTGGTCCAACGGATCGATAGCCAGCCTGGAGGTGGCGGCGAACGCGCTGACCGCCAACCCGGCCCTGCCCTCGGCCCTGATCACCGTCGCCGACCGCTTCGGCCCACCCGGGGACCGCTTCCACACCTCCCCCGGCATGGTCTTCGGTGACGGGGCGGCCGCTGCGGTGCTCACCCGGGGCGCCGGCCGGTTCCGACTGCTGTCCTGTGTCGCCGAGGCCGACACCGTCCTCGGCGGGCTGGCCCGGGGCGACGAGCCCTTCCGGCTGTCGCCCAGCCCGGAGCCGGCCGACTCGCGTCGACGTACCCGGGAGTTCCTGGCCCAGGGCGAGGTGTCACTGCGCGACATCCAGACCCGTACCACCCAGCGGGTGCGCAGCGTCGTCAGCCGTGCCCTCGACGAGGCCCAGGTCAGTCCGGACCAGGTGGACTGGATGGTCACCCCCTTCGTCGGCCGCACCCTCTACCACAACAGCTTCGTCCGCCCTCTCGACTTCACCCCCCGCAACACCCTGCTCGAGTTCGGTCTGACGATCGGGCACCTCGGCGCCGCGGACCAGATCCTCGGACTGCACCACCTGGCCGGATCGGACCTGCTCGAACCGGGGTCTCGGATCCTTCTGATCGGCACCGGCATGGGTTTCACCTTCTCCGCCGCGGTGCTCACCGCGGGCGACGACTGACGGAAGGACCAGCGCGATGCACACCGCCCAGAGCACCACCTCACGGATCAGCGCCACCGAACCGCTGATGTCCCCGGCCGGCCTCCGAGCCGACATCCCCCTCCCGGCCCTGCTGGCCGATCGGGTCGAACACGCCCGACACTCCATCGGCCGCATCCTGCACGGCGACGACGACCGCCTGGTGGTGGTCGCCGGCCCCTGCTCCATCCACGACCCACGCGCGGCCCTGACCTACGCGGAGAAACTCGCCGCGGTGGCCGAACGGGTCTCCGGCTCCCTCCAGATCGTGATGCGGGTGTACGTGGAGAAGCCCCGCACCCGGCTCGGCTGGAAGGGCCTGGTCAGCGACCCCCTGCTGGACGACTCGGACGACCTGGCCACCGGGCTGCGGGTGGCCCGCCGCACCATGGTCGACGTGTTGGGGGTGGGCCTGCCGGTGGGCTGCGAGTTCCTCGACCCGACCGTCGGCCGCTACCTGTCCGACCTGGTCTCCTGGGGCTCGATCGGGGCCCGCACGGTGCAGAGTCAACCGCACCGGCAGCTCACCAGCGGTCTGCCGATGCCGGTCGGGTTCAAGAACTCCACCTGCGGCAACGTCGAGGACTCCATCGACGCGATCGTCACGGCCGGACGCGGACACGTGTACCCGGGTCTCACCGACGACGGGCACGGGGCGGTCATGCGTACCAGCGGCAACCCGGACTGCCATGTCGTCCTGCGGGGCGGCGCCGACGGCCCGAACTTCAGCCCGCAACACGTCTCCCAGACCCTGGACCGGCTCCGCGCCGCCGACCTGTCCAGGGGTCTGTTCATCGACGCCAGCCACGGCAACTGCGGCAAGGACCACGTCCGGCAGCCCAAGGTGGTCGAGGACCTGGCGTTGCGGATCGCCGACGGCGAGCGGGGCATCGCCGGGGTGATGATCGAAAGCTTCCTCACCGAGGGCCGGCAGAACCTGGTGCCGGGACAGTCGCACCGGCTCATCTACGGGCAGAGCGTCACCGACAGCTGCGTGGGCTGGGAGCGCACCGAACACCTGATCGACCTGCTCGCCGACGCGGTGAGCACCCGCCGGTCCGCCTACGGCCTGGCGATGGCCGGCTGAAGCCGCTTCGGAGAGAGGAATCCGCCCATGTCCACGACATCCACCTCGTCGCTTCCCCTGGCCGGCTCCGGCCAGGGGGCGGCGCCCGCGCCGGCCCACCGGGTGCCCCTCACCGGCACCCCCGATCCGACCCGGGCGGTCGCCGCCCTGGCCGCCCTGCTGCGCCGCTACACCGGAGAGGACGAGATCCGCATCGGGCGGCGTGCCCCCGGGGTCCACACCACACTGCTCATGTCCTTCCCGGACACGGCCGCCCTCGGCACCCTGACCGAGCCGGCGGTGCAGCTCGGCGAGGAGGTGACCCCCCAGGGGGTCGTGGTCAGCGACGGGCTGCCGGCCCGGGCGGCCGAGGTGCCGACCGTGGTGGTCGGCGAGGCCGGCCTGGAGTTGCTGATGCCGGCCGACATCTTCGACGAGGCGGCCGTGGCCCAGTACGCCCGGCACCTGGAGCGGATCCTGGCCGCCGGGCCGGAGGTCTCGGTCGCCGAGGTGGCTCTGCTGACCGAAACGGAGACCCGGCGCGCCCTGGTCGAGTGGAACGACACCGACGCCGCCATCCCCGCGCCGTTCATCCACGAGCTGGTCGCCGAGTACGCCCGCACCACCCCGGAGGCCGTCGCGGTGGCCCTCCCCGACGAGCAGGTCACCTACCGGGAGTTGGACAGCCGGGCCAACCAGTTCGCCCACCGGCTCCGGGCGGCCGGGGTACGCCGTGGCGACCGGGTGGGGGTCTGCTTCCCGCGCGGCGCGGACGCCCTGATCGCCCAACTGGCCTGCTTCAAGCTGACCGCGGCGGCGATCCTGATGGATCCCGGCTTCCCGGCCGACCGGCTGCGGTTCATGCTCGAGGACTCCTCCGCCGTCGCCGTGCTGACCAGCACGGAGCACACCGCCCTGGTCGAGGGGGCCGACTGCCCGGTCATCGACCTGTGGGCCACCGACTGGGCCGCCGAGCCGACCACGGAGGTGCACGAGCCGGTCACCGCGGACGACTTCATCCACATCGGATACACCTCCGGCTCCACCGGGACACCCAAGGCCGTGCAGGCCCGGTTCGGTCCCGCCCGCAACCTGATCCACGCCATGCGTGAGCTGTGCGGGATGACCGCGGCCTCCCAGGGCACCTGGCTGGCCGCACCCGGGTACGGGATGATCCAGGTCGAGTGCTTCCCGGTGCTCGCGGCCGGTGCCACCGTGCACATCCCGGAGGCCAGCGTGGTCGCCTCCCCGGAGCGTCTCCAGGAGTGGATCCTCCGGTACGGCATCACCACCACCCTGCTGATGAAGCCGATGGCCGAGCGGCTGTGGCTGCTGGAGTGGCCGGCCGACACCAGGCTGCGCGACATCCGGGTCTGCGGCGAGCGGATCCAGGCCTGGCCCCCGGCCGGCCTGCCCTTCCGCCTGATCAACCTGTACGGCTCCTCCGAGGCGACCACGGTCTCCGCCTGCGACATCACCGCCCTGGGCCAGTCCCTGGGCGAGGCGGGCAGGGCCCGGGCCCTGCCGCCGATCGGCCGACCGATCGACAACGTGCGGACCTACGTGCTGGATGAGTGGTTCCGTCCGGTGCCCCCGGGGGTGGTCGGGGAGTTGTGCGTGACCGGGGACAGTCTCTCCGCCGGGTACGTCAACCGTCCGGAGCTGACCGCCCAGAAGTGGATCAGCAACCCGATCGACCCGGAACGCTCCCCCATCCTGTACCGCACGGGCGACATGGCCCGCTACTGGGCGGACGGCAGCATCGAGATCGTCGGCCGCCGAGACGGCCAGATCAAGGTACGCGGCAACACCGTCCACCTGGCCGAGATCGAGATCGTCCTCGGCGCCCAGCCGGGGGTACGGCGTACGGCCGTGCTGGCCCGCGCGGACGGTCAGGGGGACACCCAGCTCACCGCGTACATCGAGCCGGAGGCGGGGGCCACCCCGGCGGTCCGGGACATCCGCCGGGCCCTGCGCAAGCGCCTGCCGGCCTTCATGGTGCCCTCCTCCTTCGTGGTCGGCGAGATCCCGCTGAACACCAACGGCAAGATCGACCGGGGCGCGCTGCCGGAGCCGCCGCGGTCCCGGCCGGACGTGGACAGCCCCTACCAGGCCCCCACCACGGACCTGGAGCGGGAGCTGCACGAGCTGTGGACCGCCGCCCTGGAGGTCGAGGGGCTGGGGGTGCTGGACAACTTCTTCGACCTGGGCGGGGACTCGCTGCGGGCGGCCCGGGTGACCGGCCAGGTGGCCGACCGGTACCAGCTGGAGGTGGAGGTCGGGGACCTGTTCCACGAGCCGACCATCGCCCGGATGGCCGCCTACCTGGCCGCGGAGCGGGAGGCCCGGCCGGCCCTGGCGACGATCTGAACCACAGCGAAGGGGAGGGCCACCCGGTCGGGTGGCCCTCCCCTTCTGCGTTGCCTACGCGGTTCAGTCCCGCAGCTCCCGGTCGACCAGGTCACCGGCCGCCCCGACGTACCCGGCCGGGTCCAGCAGCCGGGTCAGCTCCTGCTCGCTGAGGTGCCCCGCGACCCGGGAATCGGCCCCCAGCACCTGGTGCAGGGGCTGCCCGGTCTGCTCGGCCACCCGGCTGGCCTCGGTGAGCAGGGCCCGGGCGGGGGCCCGGCCCAGGTGCGGCGTCAGTACGGCGGCCACCCGCTCGGTGGCCACCCGGTTGCCCGTCAGGGCCAGATTGGCCCGCATCCGCTCCGGCCGTACCGTCAGCCCGGCGGCCAGCTGTTCCGCGGTGTGCGCGGCGCCGCCGACCAGGCGCAGCAGCTCCCGCAGGGGCAGCCACTCGGCGTGCCAGACCCCGGCGGACCGCTCGTCCTCGGCGACCAGGCACTGGGTCAGGGCCGCCGCGTAGCAGGGGGCTTGCAGGGCAGCGCTGCGGATCAGGGTGGACAGCACCGGGTTGCTCTTGTGCGGCATGGCCGAGGAACTGCCCCGCCCGGCCACGGTCGG from Micromonospora sp. NBC_01739 includes:
- a CDS encoding type II toxin-antitoxin system RatA family toxin, with protein sequence MTTRTLKAVTGGTAADLIRRLADDETFPAYAPDLVAVHRDGDHSDWVLAFRGGVARWTQRRRVLADRIEFEQTDGDFQEYAGHWSATDGPDGCEVEYTVRFRTSVPHFAGAVESAAGRVLTRTALAVLEGVGATARVTRGGRILSDLPEEVSGHAIR
- a CDS encoding non-ribosomal peptide synthetase, with product MSTTSTSSLPLAGSGQGAAPAPAHRVPLTGTPDPTRAVAALAALLRRYTGEDEIRIGRRAPGVHTTLLMSFPDTAALGTLTEPAVQLGEEVTPQGVVVSDGLPARAAEVPTVVVGEAGLELLMPADIFDEAAVAQYARHLERILAAGPEVSVAEVALLTETETRRALVEWNDTDAAIPAPFIHELVAEYARTTPEAVAVALPDEQVTYRELDSRANQFAHRLRAAGVRRGDRVGVCFPRGADALIAQLACFKLTAAAILMDPGFPADRLRFMLEDSSAVAVLTSTEHTALVEGADCPVIDLWATDWAAEPTTEVHEPVTADDFIHIGYTSGSTGTPKAVQARFGPARNLIHAMRELCGMTAASQGTWLAAPGYGMIQVECFPVLAAGATVHIPEASVVASPERLQEWILRYGITTTLLMKPMAERLWLLEWPADTRLRDIRVCGERIQAWPPAGLPFRLINLYGSSEATTVSACDITALGQSLGEAGRARALPPIGRPIDNVRTYVLDEWFRPVPPGVVGELCVTGDSLSAGYVNRPELTAQKWISNPIDPERSPILYRTGDMARYWADGSIEIVGRRDGQIKVRGNTVHLAEIEIVLGAQPGVRRTAVLARADGQGDTQLTAYIEPEAGATPAVRDIRRALRKRLPAFMVPSSFVVGEIPLNTNGKIDRGALPEPPRSRPDVDSPYQAPTTDLERELHELWTAALEVEGLGVLDNFFDLGGDSLRAARVTGQVADRYQLEVEVGDLFHEPTIARMAAYLAAEREARPALATI
- a CDS encoding aldehyde dehydrogenase family protein, which produces MTRTYPAYIGGRDVYGDNPRYVHTISARALLDDTFAALRLKRDLDEGRPGVSVPDGEVIAGACLVAGEDLAQQALEAAAAAAPAWRRVPLEERMRIGRRIIERLAEHGETLVELLVAEGQPRDMSEGMVFGVPHTTWSAQTLDWCAEQMAVTRGDDQREMLLRRVPDGVVCLNPPQNAATVNTLNGLTAMLAGNTLVVRAPRGVGLSCMYLLREIVAPVLEEAGAPPGTLNALCAPPLLDSWVASPLVDDIIYFGGSTKGIQFERDCVAAGKKPILELAGNDCCVVWHDADLDAAVDSLAQFFMNSGQICNVPNQVVLHPAIADEVIEKLVSVLKEIRPGYPEERGVVLTPVLGADWFYGCLGEALAKGAKLVHGGRRLETDGSVSDTGFFIEPTLVRIDGLTGARDLSVVRDETFFPLLPVIVPESGSTDEELFDQVLAFVEDNAYGLRNSLWSRSQATITRFLDSITNGGNLKINDSHGNFLPFLPNQGGTGLTGGVFGEASHPMLRTTHLQAVSIGRL
- a CDS encoding 3-deoxy-7-phosphoheptulonate synthase, encoding MHTAQSTTSRISATEPLMSPAGLRADIPLPALLADRVEHARHSIGRILHGDDDRLVVVAGPCSIHDPRAALTYAEKLAAVAERVSGSLQIVMRVYVEKPRTRLGWKGLVSDPLLDDSDDLATGLRVARRTMVDVLGVGLPVGCEFLDPTVGRYLSDLVSWGSIGARTVQSQPHRQLTSGLPMPVGFKNSTCGNVEDSIDAIVTAGRGHVYPGLTDDGHGAVMRTSGNPDCHVVLRGGADGPNFSPQHVSQTLDRLRAADLSRGLFIDASHGNCGKDHVRQPKVVEDLALRIADGERGIAGVMIESFLTEGRQNLVPGQSHRLIYGQSVTDSCVGWERTEHLIDLLADAVSTRRSAYGLAMAG
- a CDS encoding YdeI/OmpD-associated family protein — encoded protein: MLRFPDVASFEAWLTQWHETADEVWVLFPKKGVEVPSITRSETLDVALCFGWIDGKAMSGNAPEGWWSQRFTPRRKRSTWSKVNRVRVAKLIAAGRMRPAGLRQVELAKADGRWEAAYDSPSRAEVSPEFAAALAASPAATAAWEKLGSGRRYVMIVTLQKLKRPETRQRRIGEFIATLAASS
- a CDS encoding VOC family protein, which translates into the protein MGNVAALRGLSTVTYWADDVPAARAWYSELLGGEPYFERGGAYLEWRIGDYEHELGIIDRAWAPPGAAAVPGGAVVYWHVDDIEAMFDRLLAMGAVEYEPITKREAGFVTAAVTDPFGNVLGIMFSPHYLDRLESLTNSLPASQ
- a CDS encoding ketoacyl-ACP synthase III family protein, with translation MRFDDIWVAGTGATLGDPVPVSGAVAAGAYSAEAAASTGMISYSQSTQAPPEMAVSSGRQAIKAAAEHAVEIGPTSLHLHSHAGFQGIDQWSAACWIAGELIGTQLDTMPITVAAWSNGSIASLEVAANALTANPALPSALITVADRFGPPGDRFHTSPGMVFGDGAAAAVLTRGAGRFRLLSCVAEADTVLGGLARGDEPFRLSPSPEPADSRRRTREFLAQGEVSLRDIQTRTTQRVRSVVSRALDEAQVSPDQVDWMVTPFVGRTLYHNSFVRPLDFTPRNTLLEFGLTIGHLGAADQILGLHHLAGSDLLEPGSRILLIGTGMGFTFSAAVLTAGDD